One window from the genome of Phoenix dactylifera cultivar Barhee BC4 unplaced genomic scaffold, palm_55x_up_171113_PBpolish2nd_filt_p 000818F, whole genome shotgun sequence encodes:
- the LOC120107288 gene encoding abscisic acid 8'-hydroxylase 1-like, producing MLPLLPSLVLFLLCLLYRLHARAKKNSSATAHRLPLPPGSMGWPYIGETFQLYSSNPNTFFSLKQKKYGRIFKTHILGCPCVMVSSPEAARFVLVTQAHLFKPTYPASKERLLGPRAIFFQQGNYHARLRRIVLRAFMPDAIRGRVAGIESIAIQALHSWDGRNINTFQEMKKYAFHVALLSIFGKDEISCIDELKQCYYTLERGYNSMPINLPGTLFHKAMKARKQLGHMVADILSSRRRNKAEADDLLGSLMEAKAGLTDDQIADNIIGVIFAARDTTASVLTWVVKYLGDNPSILQAVTEEQAEIMRSKEMGEGEKHLTWADTRRMPMTSRVIQETLRVASILSFTFREAVEDVEYEEYLIPKGWKVLPLFRNIHHSPDNFTDPEKFDPSRFEVAPKPNTFMPFGNGTHSCPGNELAKLEMLVLLHHLTTKYRWSMSGSESGIQYGPFVLPLHGLPMRFSRKA from the exons ATGCTTCCTCTCCTACCATCCCTGGTCCTTTTCCTGCTCTGCCTGCTCTATCGTCTGCACGCAAGAGCGAAGAAGAATTCCTCTGCCACCGCCCATAGGCTGCCCCTGCCTCCCGGATCGATGGGCTGGCCCTACATCGGCGAGACCTTCCAGCTCTACTCCAGCAACCCCAACACCTTCTTCTCACTCAAACAAAAGAA GTATGGGCGTATATTCAAGACGCACATACTGGGATGCCCCTGCGTGATGGTGTCGAGCCCGGAGGCGGCACGGTTTGTGCTGGTGACGCAGGCCCACCTGTTCAAGCCGACGTACCCGGCGAGCAAGGAGCGCCTGCTGGGCCCCAGGGCCATCTTCTTCCAGCAGGGGAACTACCACGCACGGCTGCGCCGCATCGTCCTCAGGGCCTTCATGCCCGACGCCATCCGGGGGAGGGTCGCCGGCATCGAGTCGATCGCCATCCAGGCCCTCCACTCCTGGGACGGCCGCAACATCAACACCTTCCAGGAGATGAAGAAG TACGCATTCCATGTGGCACTCCTATCTATATTCGGGAAGGATGAGATTTCCTGCATAGACGAGCTGAAGCAGTGCTACTACACCCTGGAGAGAGGCTATAACTCCATGCCTATCAACCTCCCAGGGACCCTCTTCCACAAGGCAATGAAGGCCAGGAAGCAGCTGGGCCACATGGTGGCCGACATCCTTTCATCCAGGAGGCGGAACAAGGCAGAGGCCGATGACCTCCTTGGCTCATTGATGGAAGCCAAGGCAGGCCTCACCGACGACCAGATAGCCGACAACATCATCGGGGTCATCTTCGCCGCTCGTGACACTACCGCAAGCGTCCTCACCTGGGTCGTCAAGTACCTCGGAGACAACCCAAGCATCCTGCAGGCAGTCAcc GAAGAGCAGGCGGAGATCATGAGGAGCAAGGAAATGGGTGAAGGGGAGAAGCACTTAACCTGGGCTGATACCAGGAGGATGCCGATGACTTCGAGGGTGATTCAGGAGACATTGCGGGTTGCTTCGATCCTGTCTTTCACCTTCAGAGAAGCAGTGGAAGATGTCGAGTATGAAG AATACCTCATTCCAAAGGGATGGAAGGTCTTGCCACTGTTCAGAAACATTCACCACAGCCCAGATAACTTTACCGACCCAGAAAAATTTGATCCCTCCAGATTTGAG GTTGCTCCAAAGCCCAACACCTTCATGCCATTTGGGAATGGGACCCACTCCTGCCCGGGAAATGAGCTAGCGAAGCTGGAGATGCTGGTCCTCCTCCATCATCTGACCACCAAATACAG GTGGTCTATGTCGGGATCCGAAAGCGGAATCCAGTACGGACCTTTCGTACTGCCCCTGCACGGGTTGCCCATGAGATTCTCTCGCAAGGCATGA